CAGATACTGATCCTCTCTAAAATAAACGTTCTAAAGATAGTAGTATTATTCGGAACGGCAGCGCTTGCAATGGCGTTTGCAAGTAACGACCTAGTGAACTTCATAGGCGTACCTATCGCAAGTTTACAAACCCACGAATTGATCAAAGCCGCTAATTGGGACGCAAACACGATGGCAACAGGCTTAGGAAAAGAAGTCATGACCGACAATAGGCTTCTGATCGGCGCTGCATTGATCATGATCTTCGCGTTATTCAAATCCAAGAAGGCGGAAACTGTCACCAGAACGGAAGTAAGTTTAGGTTCTCAAGGAGAAACCATAGAGGCATACCAATCCAGCTTAGTTGCAAGAGTATTCGTCCAGATTGCGGTCGGTATCTATTATCCAATTAAGAGAATTTTACCTTCGATCATTCGTAATTGGATCTCTTCCAGATTTAAACAAAGCGGAACCTTAGAATTAGTTCGTTTGCATGAAAGCGATGCATTCGATCTATTAAGAGCTTCCGTAAATATACTTATAGCCTCCGCGCTTATTTTGATCGGAACGATCGAAAAACTTCCACTATCCACTACTTTTGTGACCTTCATGGTTGCAATGGGGACCTCGCTCGCAGACGGGGCTTGGCAAAAAGAAAATGCGGTCAATCGTGTTAGCGGAGTTTTAACGGTCGTAGGCGGATGGTTCATGACTGCGGTCTTTGCCTCCTTCACTGGTGGATTTATCGCGGCGTTATTCTATTACTTCGGTTTTGCGGCAGTAGTCGTCGTTTTAAGTTTCACATTTTTTCTGGTTCTCGCATTCAATCGAATTCACAAGAAAAGAAAGGCAGAATATGACGAGAATCTGGAAAAACTTCTTCTACTCAGCAAACATCCTGAAAAAGCGCTTTCAAAATCTCTTTCTTCCCTATTAGGAAATTTGTTATTAGCGAAGAAGGCGATGAATACACTTTCTTCCGGTTATATCGGAGGAAAGAAGAAGGATTTCAAACAGGCTTCTAAAACACTAAAGAACCTGAAAAAAAATTACGAATCTTCTATCTCCGGTTTTTTAAGTCTGGTAGATAGACATTTCGACGAATCCGATTTCCAATCCATCCATCCTTTTACGAACGCACTCGGTTATATCGATCGTATCACTGAAAATCTTACAAATATCCATAGAAACACTTCCGAAAAGATAGATCGTTTTCAAACAGCGCTCACCAAGGACGAAAGAGAAGATATAAAAGAATTACGTAAACTAGCGGAAGATCTTTTCGAACTTTTAGCACAGTCGGACAAAGTCCCAGGCTTAGTGGAAAAGGCAAGATCCGCTAAAAAAACGAAAGAACTTTCGGATCTCAAGGTCCGAATCTACAAAAATCAGATGAAACGTATCCGCAAAGGAGACAGCAAATTAAAATCTAGCGTAGCCTACTTCTTAGTGATAGAAGAGTTAGTAGATATTAACGAAAACTTATTCGCTTTGGCGGAAGAACTGGTCTGGGTTCTACCTTGGATCGAGGCCAAGAAAAAACAATTTGCAAAAGGAAACTTCGGTCCTTCCAAATTGGAATTTCCAAAAACAAAAGATAAGAAGAAAAAGAAGAAGTAATATCACATGGAGCTTAATTCCCACGCAGAGGCGCAAAGTCGCGGAGAACTGAAAAAAGTTTTGTAGGAATTCCAACATCTACCTTACTTTAAACCCTCTGCGGCTTCGCGGCTCTGCGTGAGAACCCTTTGCGTCTTTTATCCGGCGTACTTAGAATACAGGATCGGCCCGAAAGCGGTCACGAGTAAGGTCAGTGTAAGAACGATGATCGGAATTACGATATGTTCATGCCTTGCAAAAAAACCTTTTCCTTCTAGGCTCTTATCTTCTACCAAAAGGTCTCTCACTACGTGTTTGGTCAACAAGTGGTTGAGTGCAACCGGCGGAGTCAAATAGCCCAGCTCGAAGGAAACAAGCGCAGTCATCCAGAAATTTAAAGGATGGATCCCATTTGCTTTTGCAATCGGATAAAGAGTCACTGAAACCAGGATCACTGCACCGTAAGGGTCCATTAGCATTCCAATGATAACAAGAGCGAATGTTAAGATCAGCATCGCGGAGAATGGAGAACCAAGATGAGTCGGGAATAGATTGATCACTTCCGATCTTTCGAAAACCCCACCCATACAAGCGGACAATCCCATCAGAAGGAGAAGCGCTCCCAAATGTGAGCCCGCATCGTAAGAAGTTCTGGAAAGTTCCACTTCTTCGTTATGAGTTTCTCCTTTTTCCAGTTTTTCCTTTTTGGAAATTCTATAATCTATGAATAGAAGCGCCAACATAGCGATCGGCAGTATGTAAGGTGCAGTTCTTTCATCGAAATGAGTTCCGAGTGCAAGAACGATCGTAAGAACGATAGCGATAGAAATCACCAAATACACCGAGAACGATTTAAATGCTAACAAAGATTTTTTGAATGCATCTTGTTCCGGACGGATCTTCCATGACTCGGTTCTACTAAACCAACTCACTATCAAGAATAGAGTGGAAGAAAGTGCAAACACTCTCCAACCCCAATGGAATAATTCGTCGGTTGTCACTTCCAAGTTTAAAGAAGCTACGATCACAACGAGTAAACATGGAGGTAAAACCACTCCCAAACTTCCAGACATCGCGGTGGCTGCCAGCGCTCTTTCCTGACTTGCACCTGCCCTTCTCAACTCCTTGAAGATTGTAGCTCCCAGTGCTAAGACTACAATCCCGGAAGCTCCGCTATAAGCAGTAGGAAGAGCTGCGACAACAACAATGATCACCGCCATTAGTTCCGAAGGGAATTTCCATGGGTTCAGAAGATCAAAGAACCTTCTTCCCAAAGAGGTATCTCTCAAAAGAATACCGGTCCAAACATAAAGACCGATCTGGATATAAAGCTGAGCATGCGCGGTCAATTTTTGCAGATAGATCGCAAGTCCGGCCGGGTGTTTTTCCAGAATGAAAAAATATAATCCGCAGACAAGTGCCATCCAAGCATATAAAGGAACGCATAATAATGCATGGGAAAATTTGGTATTTTGTTTACCTTCTCCATTCTTAAAAACAGGATTTTTTAAATTATAGAAGTTTAAACCTGCTAAAAGTATAAGTCCCGCGATCCAAAGCACTTGGATCTGTGCTTCCACACCTTTTTGAAGAGGATACATGAACGCTGCAGAAACCATGACGATCGTATTCGCGATAATCTGGCTCCATTCGGTGATCTTTTCCTCTTTGGAATTTTCAGGATTTCGTAATGCGATATGGTATCTTCTGGTAGTAGAAACTGTTCCGGCTACGATCAGTAAGAATACCATAGTCATCGGAATATAATCTATGGCAGAGATAGTGATCCAAGAAAGCCTACGTTCGAATCCGCAATATAATTTCTGACCGGTAGTGAGAGAGCCTGCAAGCTTCGTAAGCTCCAATTGTGTTTCGGTAGGCCCTGTTGGAGCTCCTACATTCTTCTCACCCGAAGTATCCCCAAGACCGATATCATCCAAAGCGTCCATGTCCGCTTGGCTGACTTCCGCTTTTGTATCCGCTTCCGCATTCGGGTCGGCAATACAAACATTTCGGATCATTGCATAGTTAGGCCAAATACTGCCGCCTAAGCCGAGCAGTCTAGCTTGGACTAGCTGGCTTCCACTTTGAACAAGGGGTACAAATAAAAAGAATAATACCGCCCAGGAAACGATTTTTCTCCACATAGAATATCCTCTGGAATCTGCGATTGGTTGATATAAGATAAGCGGGAAAGATTTTTCCCGCCTTTTTTCTGTTAGTTTTGGAAATTATTCCAGGTTATCCGCGCACTCAGCGGCTTCTTTATCCGCGCTGCAACGAACCCTTTTCATAAGTTTCAGAATGGTAGGATGATATACTTTTTTATCTCTCAGCCTGATCCTGACTTCTCTAAATTTCTCGAAATAGTTTTTCTGAAGATCTTTCGGAACTTCTATCCAATATTTTGCCGGAATTTCCTGCTCCGCCTTTTTGGTCAAAGAAAGCATCGCATCAAACTGAGTTGCTGCCCATGCTCTGGAAGTATTCCCGAAACCTTCCGCAAAATCCTTATGACGAGCCACGATCTGGAAAGTCAATTGCCCAATAGGAAAACGAACGATCCCGCCATTTGGAGAAATTCCTTTCATGAGTTCCAAAGGTTTGATCCCGATCGCAGGAGAATAACAAGCATCCGCTCTTCCGTTATTAAAAATACCCGCAAAAGTAGCGATCTCAGCAGGAACCATAGAAGCTCCTACAATGTCCACCATGGTAGTGGCAGCTTGGTCGTAAGTTAAAGTAGCGATCTTTCTTCCGGCCAAGTCCTTAATATCTTTCAGATTCTTATCTCTTAATAAGAGATAAACCGCACCGCCCGGGAACATAGCCATTGTCTCATATTCGCCGTCTGTGTTCAGTTCTCTCACTTTAGGATTTGATAATGCTTCGATAGTTTTGCGTAAAAGGTCGTAACTTGGCAATGCACCGATCGCTTCGATGGATCCTGACTCATGCACATAACTTCTTACTCTAAGAGAAGTTAAGAATGCCATATTACATTTTCCGGCTTTGAAATCGGAGTTGGCCACCACTTCGTCCGTATAAGCTTTTAGATCCAGACGAATTCCCCATGTTAAAGCTTGCGCCTGGTATCTTTGCGCCGCTTTAAACACATCTCCGTGCGCTCCGGAAGGATCGAATACGCACATGGATCGATCCACCGTCTCCGCTGCTCCCACACCTACGGACATCCAAGTCCCGAGAATGATTACCGATAGAATGAGAAACTTCTTCATATATTTTTTTCTCCTTAAGGTCCCTTTTTTTTCGTTTTCCACCCAAGAACCCGCTCAAAGATCTTTTAATAGATCGTCTTCTTCTTTATTATTTTTCTTTTTTCCCGGGAAAGAGGAGAAATTAATCGGTCCCCTATGTCCGGTCTCTTTCATCCAAATTTTATCGGATTCATGACGTGATAAATTTTCCGCAAACGCTTCCAAGAATAGATATTCTTTCTTCGCAGGGATCTGGCTGAGAACTTTAGAATGTTCTAATATAAGTTTTTTGATCTTTTCCACGTCGCCCTTTCCGGCAGCTGCTTGGATCTGGAATGCACGAGCTAAACGGACTCCCACTTTGTCGCCTATCTTTACCGCCTCTTCCATTTGTTTATTCGGATCTTTTCCTTCCGGAGTAGCACCAGGAACGGAAAGCCATACAACGGCCTCCAATGCTAAAGGAGTTCCCCACCATTTTTTTGGATCCAAACATCTGGAGGCGCCTGCAACTACGCTTGGCACTTCTCGAGTAATCCCTGCATATCCTTGGGATGCAAAGTCGTGAAGGATCGCAAGTAAGCCGGAAGAAAGTCCTACTAAATAATATAACTCTTCGTCTTCGCTGATAGAAGGACATTTTCCATTCCATTCTCCGAAGTATTGGAGAAATCTATTATGCGCGTCTCCATATCTTTTTGCAGCTACCCCATGATAACGGATCTGTCTTGCCTGGTGATCCAGAGCTTCCTCTCCCTTACCTTTTCGAACAGCCGCAATATATAAAAGTTCTGCTTCTTGGGCTTGCTTCTCTGCGCACATTCCCGCGCCCATTTGCGCTACCATAGTAGCAAGTTCCACAGAAGCTCCGGTCCTTTCGAAAGAAGCTACCAAAGGTCCGAGTGCCGTTCCACCTGTACAGATCGCATCCAAATCGTCGGAAGCAAGGTAATGAGGGACCAAATGGTCTTGGGCATAAGAATTTAAAGTTTTACCGGTAACTCTATATACGATGGAACAGTTTGCCAGGGTAATTGTAACAATCGTTACAAAAAAAAGGATTCGTTTATTCATTTTATTTCGGGGGTTATTTTTTACTTAGAATATGGGGGATTCTGGAAGAACGTACAGAAGGGATTTACTTCGTCCAATATTTTTTTTCTAATGGGTGTTTTATTTTATAGTGCGGTGTTTCCAAAAATAATCAACCCACAGGAGAAGTGACACGTATCTTTTCTATGAGTGAAACTGTCTCTTGGTCAGGTTCCACACCTAATTCTTTTTTCAGGATCTTCTTCATGTCTTCGAATTTACGCAAAGCTTCGTTCTTACGATCAAGAGATTGTAAAGACTCAAAGTGAAATCTCCAAGCTCTTTCATCCAGATCATCTAAACGGATCCAACTTTCAGAATCGGAAAGTAGAGAATTTGCATCCCCTGCCTTCTGGGAATATTCGCATAAGATCCTATAAATTTCGATCAGGTTCTTGCGCAGATATTCACGTTTCAGTTCCGATTCAGGAAAATACAGATCGAATTCGAAAAAGTCTCCCGTATACAGCTCTTGCGCTTCTCTATAAGATTGTACTGCCTCTTCTTCTTTTTTGTTACGAAGAAGTTTACCTGCAGTTTCATACCTTTTCTCAAATTCCACAAAGTCCGCTTCGACCAGTTCGGGATGGAAGAAGAGCCTATCCTCTGCAAATACAACCGCTTCCGGGTTTCCTAATATTTTACGGAGACGGAAAAGTAGAGCATGCAAACTATTGAGCGCATTTTTCTCGGACATCCCAGGCCAAAGATTCTCTAATAATTCTTCTTTGTGAACTCCCTTGCCGAAACGAACTAACAGAAGTTTGATGAGTTTGAGTAGTTTTTTCTTACTGGAATATTCGGCTGCCGGGATCTTCTTACCATCCAGGTCCAATTCCAACGGACCTAGGGCCCTTACACTTAACTTTTTAGGATTGCGGCCTTTTTCTTTGAGGGACTTGGAATCGGCACCTTCTCCGCTTGTTTCCTTAGCTTGTGATCCAAAAGAAGAAGTTTCCGGTTTGGTGAGCCATTTGGAAACGGATTCCTTAAATTCTATTCGAACTTCCCTTTCGGACTTATTTACCGTAAGGAAGCTATCTACGCAGAACATAAGGATCAAAAAGCTAAAATGAGAAGTATACGGGATGCCGAGTATATCGCTCGCGACCAATATATCTGCGATCAAACTCGCAAAAAATAATACCAATCCGTAGAATAGGAAATGGTTCCTGAATCTGTTCTTTCTGAACTGATTCATTACCTTAATTACCGTCCATACGATCATCAAAATCCCGGAGAGGAAGATAAATTGCATGATAGTAGGCTGATCGGTTTCGTAGATCACAATGCCCAAAGAAGGAAAATGTTTTGGGTGGGCAACGCTCATAGTATAAGCGTTCGGATCCTGCAATAATATTCCTGCAAGGATCAGGTTCATAAAAACGTACAGAAGAATGAAGTCTCTGCTAAAAAGTTTTTTATAATTATTCACGAAGAGCGCGATAAACGTTGCGAATATAGCCGCAGTCGCATTCTCCATTCTTTCCCATATTAAAGCTTTTTCTGGATTATCTACGTTGATGGTTTGGATAAAACAAAACAGATATCCTCCATATGCAACTTGCAATAGTGCAAAGTATAGAAGATACGCTTGTTTTCGATTTCTAAAATATAAAACTAAATTATGAATCGTACGGTAGACTAATACAGTCACCACCAAGTAACATGAAAGCTGGTAATACGTCATATCCACTTTTCGTTTCCTATCTTATCCGGATTCCTGCAACCCATTTATGAAAACGGGACAAAAATTGTGACTAAATGCTCACTATTTTTAAATGCAAGTATTTGAATGGATTTCCTTTTCTTTTTTATAGCACGTTCTAACGATCGTTATGAAATAATGAATACTGTTCGATACAAATCGAACGAAAACTTTTGCGAAACTGTAGCAAAAGAAAATCAAAATTACGCAATACTAATTGAGTGAAGACTCACTCATAAGTTTTTTGTAATTTAGTAATCCAAGAAGCTCTTCCTTAAAAAAAAACCGAAAGGGTCTTTCCCTTTCGGTCATTTCGACATCTAGTTTTTCGAAATAGATAGGAGTGTTTTAAGGGCAGACAATCAGAGATGCAGGATCTGTTACAGCTTGTCCTACAAATCTCATTCCTCCTAACAGATACGGATCTGCAACTTGAGGAGAATTCAAGGTGAAGAATTGTACCTTATCACTCTTCGCACTGATCGCGCAGGACTGAGTTCCTGCAGGGTTGATCAATTTAGGGAAAGTGATATCAGGAGGCATTGGGATCTCTTTCATAATACTGTTTACCATCGGGATCACAAGAGTGGTGACTAACGGAGAGATCACGGACTTGATACCGTCAGGATCCAAACCGAATGGATTGTAAGTTTGTCCTTCCAATACTTCCACTGAATAATCCAAGTTGTTGATTGGATCCAAGATCACTTGAAGCGCATTCAAGTTAGTAAGCGCGGGGTTATTTGTAGGGTTAGAGAACATTTTGAAACGGAAGTCCGCATCCGCCGCAAAACTGATCCTAACTGTTCCCAAAGTTTGTTGGTAACCGTTCGCTCTAGTATCCGCTTGGCAATCCGTAAGCTCTTCGTCCACAAGACCAGTGCAAGAGGTTGGCTTCTTAGCGATGATCTGTAATTGCATTTCGGTGAAATACAATCTCATCTTAGGCACTCCAGCAGAAGTCATTGGTTTGAACTTCACATTGGGTGCGTGGATCGGAGACATCACCATATCTATATCATCATACGATTTTACAGGAGGTGCGATCGCATTAGAACCGTTCAGACCTTGTAACTTGTTTCTTCCTGGCACAAGGATCGTAACCAAAGGAGAAGCTTTTAAGAAGGAAGTGGTCAATGCGAATAACGGATCTGCACCTGCAAAAGCGTTCATTCCGTCGATGAATGCCTTATTCAGAACGATATCCAATCCCCTTCTCTGCCATAAATGGAATGCGGCCTGAGAGATCGTATCCGTATGCATGGAGATCAAGAACCCAGGATTCGCTGCAGATTGGCTGAATTGATAGGTAGAAGGAGGTGGATTAGCTGCAGTCCAAGTCCTAGTGGTGACCATTCCGGTCTTTCCGGATTGTGTTCTGAGCCCGCCCGCAGGGTTATAACCGCTCGTGAACGCAAAGTCCAAAGAAGTCACAAGTCCTTTATTCGTTCCATCATGTTTGATGGCAGCATCCGTATTCAGCTTGAACTTCACAGTTAACGGGAAGTTTCCAAGAGGAGCAGGAAGATAACTTGGTAATGTGATGGTCACTCCTGTGTCTCTCAAGTCGGCAATCACCGAGTTCAGAACGTTCGGAGCGATCCTTTGTACGATATCTCTAAGCATGTATTGAGTGATGATCTGTTTCACCTGGTCCACAGTCAGGTTTGCCATATTACTCAACTCCGATCTGCCTACGAGAGCTTCAATGATAGTGTTGAAACCTTCACTACCATGAATATAGGTCATCGGTTCGGTATACATGAAGTCAGAGGTATCTTCCCCAGGATATAAACCTGCTAAGGACATATGCAGCGGGTTTGCCCAAGGACGAATGAAGAAGTTATTCGTATTCGCGAGTATCTGCGAAACGCTAGGATTATCCGGGAAGTAATCGTCATTTACTGTGAATGGAGTCCTAACGGTCATATTGATCAACCCGTCGGAAGTCACAGTCATATTATTACGGGTCCGAGCTAAGGCCAAACGAGGTTTGGATAATTGAACGTTATTCCAATCGTAGCCTGAAGGATTTAATACACCTTCCACTGCAGGATCCCAGTTCAACTTAGCAGTCGTTCTGAACACGAGCAGAGCTCCAGGTCCGTTAAATGCTCCATACCAGTCTTCGAAGCGGGACACTACAAGTAGATCCACCTCGGTGTATCTGGATTTCAGGTCGAGACCTAATCCCGGAGCCACCGCTCCGGAACCAGGATTGACTTTTAAGTCCGCAACAACATTCCCTAATTGAGTTCCGACCCCCGCAGCACAACCGTGAGTTGCGTTATTGGATCCGCATTTAACGAACTTAGGAAGTCTCATGTCCGTAACGTATACGTCCAAAGTGATCGCTGCACTTCCGTCCGCAATTCCACCGGAAGCAACGTTTAAGATAGCGCTGTATTTTGAGAACGGTCCCGGAGCTATTTTTTCGATATGATATGAATCGAAGAAACATGCTGGGAATGCGCAATCTAACAAGTCTTCTCCCGCTGATCCGATATCACCTTCCGGTCTACCGAAAGCGGAGAACACAGTAGAAGTGTATCCGCCGTTTTTATAGGATTTCACATCTGTAGGATAATGGCAAAGACTCCAAGCTGCCTCGCCCCAATGGAATAGGTTCTTACAAGCTTGAGGATAATTCGCGTTATTCTGGTTTTGACCGCAGTTATTACTATTGTAAATATTCCACCATTGGTCTCTATCTATCCCGTTCCTTTTTTTAGGATGATAAGGAGGTCCGTTATCCGTAACGCAGTCAGGGTGCCTTACCCAACAATATCCCCTTCCAGCGCCGCCTGATTTTGCTCCGAACACAGGAATATAATCGAAATCTTTAAATGCGGCTTCATTCGCGTTACCGGACATCTTACCGTCTTGTCTCATACAAGCTTCGCCGATGGTCCAAGCTCCGTTCTCATAGAACTTTTTCTTAGGAAAATCAGGCATTCCTAATAAGAATTCTTGGAATGTACGAGGTATTCCGGTTGAATCTTTTACTTTGAAAGCGCCTGTAGTGTATTTCTGGATGGCTTTTCCTAAGAACGGAAGCATCTGAGCCTCATCCATTACACCGTTTGCTACGTAAGGAAGAACACCGTTTGCATTCTCCAATTTACCGTAGTTAAAGCTGAAATACTTGCGGAAAGTTTTTCCGTTCGTAGTTGCGATCTCATAATAGTAGGTATTCCCACCGATAGTAGGAGGAACTTGGGAAGTGTTAAGGTTCAAGGATATTGTACCGCTCATAGAACAAGGAGGAGTAGTACAAATATCTTGAGAAGTGTTAGAGCCGATCTTTTTCAACAGGACCGATTGGATATAATTCTCTCCTACTACAGGGTTCGAGTAGGTGGAAGCCAAAGTTAAAGCGGCGGACTGATCGAATGTCATATCATTCGTTCCGTTCAAAGTGTATTGGCTACCTTGGGTGATCTTATTCGTAAGGCTATAATCCAATCCGGTTCGGAAAGTGATCGTATAATTTTCCAGAGCCACTCCACCGATAGTTGCCGCATCCGGAGTGATCGTAATCGTATAAGACTCTGCCGGTTTTAATTCTCTGTAAGGATTGAAACGAAGTTTCTGACCGCTCATCCAATAGAATTCTCCGCCGGGAGTTGGCCCGGAAAGATTCCCGGAGGTTCCGGTGATGGTAAAGTTTTGCTCGACAGTAGTCTTATTCATCGGGTGGGAAAAACGAATTTCCAGCTCTTTATATCTGTCCACGTTTTCTGTGGAGTTAATGAATAAGGTAGCTTGAGGATTAGTAGAACCGAAATCTACGGGAAGGACCGCAGTATCGTTATCCACGCTATTATAAGGCGGTTGAAGATTCGGATTGGCGCCGAATATTCTTCCTCCAGAAAAGAAACCCAAGTCGAAAATATCCGACATTGCAAATCCTTTCATTTTTTCAGGGCTACATCCTAAAATGCCCGCCCATAAAATGGAAAGGATCGCGAGTTTGATTCCCTTATAGACGTTAGAAATTTTTATATTTTTCAGATTCATTTCCAGCCCTCGACTCATTTTTCCCAAAAAAATTCTCTTCATTATTCTCACCGGGTGAATACCGTAACGAACCTATCCCAATAGGTGTCCGAGTTTTCATCTTCGTTAAATCTGTCATAGAATACGAATCCGTCCGGGAATTGTTTTTTACCCGTAGAAGCAAGATCCGCAAAAATACCCATCAACATTCCCGCCGTATAGATCAGCGAGCTTTCGTCTTCTCTTTGTGTTTGTATCATATCCGACACCAAAAGTTTTTTAGCGTCTTTGAATATTGATTTGAGCGAATACGGACTTCTCATATCCGCTTCTAAGTAAGAGTAAAATTCTCCGGTCTTAACTATACCCATCAACACTCCCACGGTGCTTCTTCCGTAAGGAGCGGAGACTTGTGCAAGATCCGCAGTATCCACACTTAATAAATTCGTAATTAAGTAATCCTGGGTGCTGGACTGATCGCGAGTGAGTCCTCCCAATAGATCCACGATCGCAGTCAATTGAGCGTTCGTAGGAACATTGTCTATGATCATATCCATGGAGAAATCCAAAGTGGGGATCAAACTATAAACTGAATCAGGATCGAAGTAGTCTCTAAGACGAACTGCCCAATTCCCTAACCTGTCCCATTCAGGGTCATAGATATTTGCAACTCGAGAGTCAGGGAATGCAGCCAGCATATCTCTCACTTCTCCCAAGTATGCTTCCAAATTGAATTGAACTGCTGTCGGACTTTCATTCGCAAGTTTCACTTCTCCGATCAGATCCGCAATGGATTGGAAGGTAAGAAGCGCGCCGCTTGCTCTTTCCGGTTTTCCCATCTCCGCAAGCATTTGTACGAATGTGGATAGAAGGTCCGTTCTGGACATGAGGTTCAGAAGTCCGTCTTGGTATCTTCTTTCGTTTTCTGCCAGGATAGAAAGTGGAGAACGTACAGGTTTACTTGAGACCGGATCCAAATATCTGAAGAAGTATTCTCCTTCAGTTGCAGAGTTACTTCTTACGCTGGAGTCAGAGTTGACTATCTTAACTACATCGATCGTTCTTCCGCCGCTATTTGGTTCCGGATCTGTAATCCTTGCAAGAAGCGGTCTAGTCAGAGCAGCACTCAGTCCTGTTAAGATCTGGAACGGATTTTTATTCAAACTTGGACTTGCTTGGTCATCCAAGGTCCACGCGAGAGATAGTATTAAAGGAAGAAGTCTGTTTCTCTGACCCCAAGCATCCTCTACGGATTTTCCATAAGCCACATTTGGACCGGAAGGAAGGACCTTGTCCGGAGTTAAGAAAGAAAGTCTTTCCATGACGGCAAAGTTAGCCGCAATCACCTGAGGAATGACCCCGTAAGAATTTTCAGGATCTGGATAGAAGATGCTGTAAACGGAAGCGTCTCCCAAACTGTTGAATGTCAATGAACTAGCGCCGCTAGTGCCATAGTCCCAAGCTTCCAGATAGAACATACTGTCGCCCGGAATATCGGAGTAATTCTCTTGTAAGATAGGCACTCCCGGTTGTCTAAAGTTCGGCTGAGTGGAACTCGCGCATCCAGGTTTTAAGAAAGTATTTTTGATCTTCCAAATTGCGTTAATACGATCCGCACATGCAGATCCGTCTTGCAGGACAGGCCTTGCATTCATAAGACCGGTCAGACCGTTAGCGATCAGAGTTACGTAAGCCGCCATCTTGTATGGGACTCCGGCTCCTAAAGAAGCTCTAAGAGGGATTACAGCTACCATACGTTTTTCATGCAGAAGCCATTGGAAATTCTTATAGATCGCTTCTTCGTCAGTATTTACGGCTCTTTCAGTAGTATTGTCTTTTGCGATTTCCCAAACAGGAATACTCCACCCTTTTGCACCGGAAGCGTTCACTCCCGCAGCTACAGGAGTAAATGAATTATTAGCAGTCACTGCATTTGTTTCTCGTCCGCCTGGACCTACCCATTTACAGATCGTTCCACCTGTACAGGAACCGCTTGCAGTATTCGAAACTTTGATCCTATATTCGGAAGTATTCCAAGATTC
This genomic stretch from Leptospira licerasiae serovar Varillal str. VAR 010 harbors:
- a CDS encoding BTAD domain-containing putative transcriptional regulator, producing the protein MTYYQLSCYLVVTVLVYRTIHNLVLYFRNRKQAYLLYFALLQVAYGGYLFCFIQTINVDNPEKALIWERMENATAAIFATFIALFVNNYKKLFSRDFILLYVFMNLILAGILLQDPNAYTMSVAHPKHFPSLGIVIYETDQPTIMQFIFLSGILMIVWTVIKVMNQFRKNRFRNHFLFYGLVLFFASLIADILVASDILGIPYTSHFSFLILMFCVDSFLTVNKSEREVRIEFKESVSKWLTKPETSSFGSQAKETSGEGADSKSLKEKGRNPKKLSVRALGPLELDLDGKKIPAAEYSSKKKLLKLIKLLLVRFGKGVHKEELLENLWPGMSEKNALNSLHALLFRLRKILGNPEAVVFAEDRLFFHPELVEADFVEFEKRYETAGKLLRNKKEEEAVQSYREAQELYTGDFFEFDLYFPESELKREYLRKNLIEIYRILCEYSQKAGDANSLLSDSESWIRLDDLDERAWRFHFESLQSLDRKNEALRKFEDMKKILKKELGVEPDQETVSLIEKIRVTSPVG
- a CDS encoding Ig-like domain-containing protein yields the protein MKRIFLGKMSRGLEMNLKNIKISNVYKGIKLAILSILWAGILGCSPEKMKGFAMSDIFDLGFFSGGRIFGANPNLQPPYNSVDNDTAVLPVDFGSTNPQATLFINSTENVDRYKELEIRFSHPMNKTTVEQNFTITGTSGNLSGPTPGGEFYWMSGQKLRFNPYRELKPAESYTITITPDAATIGGVALENYTITFRTGLDYSLTNKITQGSQYTLNGTNDMTFDQSAALTLASTYSNPVVGENYIQSVLLKKIGSNTSQDICTTPPCSMSGTISLNLNTSQVPPTIGGNTYYYEIATTNGKTFRKYFSFNYGKLENANGVLPYVANGVMDEAQMLPFLGKAIQKYTTGAFKVKDSTGIPRTFQEFLLGMPDFPKKKFYENGAWTIGEACMRQDGKMSGNANEAAFKDFDYIPVFGAKSGGAGRGYCWVRHPDCVTDNGPPYHPKKRNGIDRDQWWNIYNSNNCGQNQNNANYPQACKNLFHWGEAAWSLCHYPTDVKSYKNGGYTSTVFSAFGRPEGDIGSAGEDLLDCAFPACFFDSYHIEKIAPGPFSKYSAILNVASGGIADGSAAITLDVYVTDMRLPKFVKCGSNNATHGCAAGVGTQLGNVVADLKVNPGSGAVAPGLGLDLKSRYTEVDLLVVSRFEDWYGAFNGPGALLVFRTTAKLNWDPAVEGVLNPSGYDWNNVQLSKPRLALARTRNNMTVTSDGLINMTVRTPFTVNDDYFPDNPSVSQILANTNNFFIRPWANPLHMSLAGLYPGEDTSDFMYTEPMTYIHGSEGFNTIIEALVGRSELSNMANLTVDQVKQIITQYMLRDIVQRIAPNVLNSVIADLRDTGVTITLPSYLPAPLGNFPLTVKFKLNTDAAIKHDGTNKGLVTSLDFAFTSGYNPAGGLRTQSGKTGMVTTRTWTAANPPPSTYQFSQSAANPGFLISMHTDTISQAAFHLWQRRGLDIVLNKAFIDGMNAFAGADPLFALTTSFLKASPLVTILVPGRNKLQGLNGSNAIAPPVKSYDDIDMVMSPIHAPNVKFKPMTSAGVPKMRLYFTEMQLQIIAKKPTSCTGLVDEELTDCQADTRANGYQQTLGTVRISFAADADFRFKMFSNPTNNPALTNLNALQVILDPINNLDYSVEVLEGQTYNPFGLDPDGIKSVISPLVTTLVIPMVNSIMKEIPMPPDITFPKLINPAGTQSCAISAKSDKVQFFTLNSPQVADPYLLGGMRFVGQAVTDPASLIVCP